AATAGCTCGCCAACATGAGAGGTGGTGGCCCAATAAACAAACATGTGGTCTGGTTTATTTGGAATGATAATTTGAACATTAATGCCACTCAAACATGCTACTTTTAAAGCGTCAAGAAGTGTTTGATCGGGAATAAAATAAGGTGTTTGAATATAGATCGAATCTTGAGCCATCATAATCATCTTCAGATAACCACTTTTAATTTGTTCCCATTCAGAATCAGGCCCACTTGACACAATCTGAATTGCACTTGAACCCTGAGCTTCAATTGAAGGAAAGTATCGATCTTCGTACGAAATATGATATTTTTTGGCTGCTTGATTCCAATCCAAGATAAATCGTGTTTGAATGGAGTGGACGGCAGGGCCAATTATTCGTAAATGTGTATCTCGCCAGTAGCCAAATTTTTTGCTTTTTCCAAGATACTCATCTCCAACATTAAATCCTCCGACATATCCTAAATAACCATCGATATTAGTGAGCTTTCGGTGATTCCGATAATTAAGCCTTAGATTAATAGGAGAGAGCTTGGAAGGGAAAAAGACCCCAATCTCTCCTCCGGCTTTTTCAAGCTCAGCGAGGTGTTTGTGCTTTAGCTGTCGTGAACCTAAATCATCATAGAGAAAGCGGACCTTAACACCTTGACGAGCTTTCTCTGTTAAAGCTTGAATAATCTCTTTACCAATTCCATCGTTACGAAAAATATAGTATTGCATATGAATGAATGTTTTGGCTTGTTTAATATCTT
The nucleotide sequence above comes from Alkalicoccobacillus plakortidis. Encoded proteins:
- the cls gene encoding cardiolipin synthase, producing the protein MCMTIEFDVLTALAIILFIVNLLLAIVLIFIERKDATSTWAWLLVLYFVPFFGFIIYLLIGQTLTRRKMFEWEGIQKIGIESLIEEQKEQIIDPDFTFNEPMVDESRDLIYMMLINNDAVLTKENKIDLYTDGKEKFDQLLKDIKQAKTFIHMQYYIFRNDGIGKEIIQALTEKARQGVKVRFLYDDLGSRQLKHKHLAELEKAGGEIGVFFPSKLSPINLRLNYRNHRKLTNIDGYLGYVGGFNVGDEYLGKSKKFGYWRDTHLRIIGPAVHSIQTRFILDWNQAAKKYHISYEDRYFPSIEAQGSSAIQIVSSGPDSEWEQIKSGYLKMIMMAQDSIYIQTPYFIPDQTLLDALKVACLSGINVQIIIPNKPDHMFVYWATTSHVGELLKVGAKVYTYENGFIHAKTLIVDRKISSVGTANIDMRSFKLNFEVNAFIYEEETAEKLLAKFDEDLMLSKLFTWEDYEKRSKTMRFKESISRLLSPIL